A single region of the Podospora pseudopauciseta strain CBS 411.78 chromosome 1, whole genome shotgun sequence genome encodes:
- the KEX2 gene encoding pheromone processing endoprotease (MEROPS:MER0000364; COG:O; EggNog:ENOG503NV4P; BUSCO:EOG09260J8F): MKIPSATALLVLAAYASASQVTPRNYDANDYYVLHLDAQTSPIQVARSLGLSHEGPLGNLKDHHIFVARKAEHDIVKRELTERRRRKRSIGGYDVLDGVLFSEKQKLRKPWEKRIIPARRPEAIPKPKPQVGVDSALKAQAEVAQALQIQDPIFNEQWHLFNTVEVGHDVNVTGLWLEGITGKNATVAIVDDGLDMYSDDLKDNYYAAGSYDFNDKTEEPKPRLSDDRHGTRCAGEVAAGRNTVCGVGVAYDARISGQRILSKLISDADEAVAMNYDFDHNQIYSCSWGPPDDGKSMDAPGILIKRAMLNAVQNGRQGLGSIYVFASGNGAMAEDNCNFDGYTNSIYSITVGAIDRKGLHPYYSEKCSAGLVVTYSSGSGDAIHTTDVGQNACSNTHGGTSAAAPLAAGIFALVLSVRPDLTWRDMQYLAMDTAIPLNENDGDWQPTTIGKRFSHTYGYGKLDSYAIVHAAKKWKNVKPQAWFYSPWIHVNQPIPQGDKGIAVPFEVTEDMLKEANLERLEHVTVTMNLKHARRGDVSVDLISPNKVVSHLSTTRKFDDSTEGYDDWTFMSVAHWGESGVGTWTIIVKDTNVNDFTGSFTDWHLKLWGESRDASKAKVLPMPTEEDDNDHANLATTTVGAVTTTVAPPVGTGNPDGNPSVQPTEVPSRPIKPPQPSESTGTDSQEAEPENTQASNWLPSFLPSFGMSKATQVWIYGSLVLIVLFCSGLGIYFYLARRKRLRNNPRNEYEFELLDEEEAEGLAGNNSEKGVVAAGAGGRKGRTRGGELYDAFAGGSDDEDEFGGGAGGDERGVGYRDQPSSGGSSSGQRSSRSESGERFDEKGGMRRHSDEEEEEGEQHVIGSEESGSEGEESEEERPLRR; this comes from the exons ATGAAGATTCCATCGGCCACGGCTCTGCTGGTCCTTGCTGCCTATGCATCCGCATCTCAAGTCACCCCCAGGAATTACGACGCAAACGACTATTACGTCCTTCACCTCGACGCCCAGACATCCCCTATCCAGGTAGCAAGGAGCTTGGGGCTGTCGCACGAAGGTCCTCTTGGAAACCTCAAGGACCACCACATCTTTGTCGCAAGAAAGGCAGAGCACGATATTGTCAAAAGGGAGCTGACGGAAAGAAGACGGAGGAAGCGGTCGATCGGTGGTTATGATGTCTTGGACGGTGTCCTCTTTTCCGAGAAACAAAAGTTGCGAAAACCATGGGAGAAGCGCATCATTCCTGCACGACGACCAGAAGCCATCCCCAAGCCGAAACCGCAGGTCGGGGTAGACTCGGCGCTCAAGGCGCAGGCAGAGGTTGCACAGGCACTCCAGATCCAGGACCCTATCTTCAACGAGCAATGGCATCTATTCAATACGGTCGAGGTCGGACACGATGTGAACGTAACAGGTCTCTGGCTGGAGGGCATTACTGGAAAGAATGCCACAGTGGCCATTGTCGATGATGGGTTGGACATGTACAGCGATGATCTGAAGGACAATTACTATGCTGCCGGATCTTACGACTTTAATGATAAGACGGAGGAGCCGAAACCTCGTCTATCAGACGACAGGCATGGAACTCGTTGCGCCGGCGAGGTCGCAGCCGGTAGGAATACCGTGTGCGGTGTCGGCGTTGCCTATGATGCCAGGATATCCGGCCAGCGCATTCTTTCCAAGCTGATCTCGGACGCCGATGAGGCTGTTGCTATGAATTACGACTTTGACCACAACCAAATCTACTCTTGCTCATGGGGTCCCCCAGATGACGGCAAGAGCATGGATGCCCCTGGTATTCTGATCAAGCGTGCCATGCTCAACGCTGTTCAGAACGGGAGACAAGGTCTAGGGTCAATCTATGTGTTCGCGAGCGGTAACGGTGCCATGGCGGAGGACAACTGCAACTTTGACGGATACACAAACAGCATTTACAGCATCACGGTTGGCGCCATCGACCGAAAGGGGCTGCACCCCTACTACTCTGAGAAGTGCTCGGCTGGTCTCGTCGTCACTTATTCCAGTGGCAGCGGTGATGCGATCCACACCACCGATGTTGGCCAGAATGCATGCTCCAACACACATGGAGGGACGTCGGCGGCTGCACCGCTCGCGGCTGGTATCTTTGCTCTTGTGCTTTCGGTGCGCCCGGATCTTACCTGGCGTGATATGCAATACCTTGCCATGGACACGGCCATTCCTCTCAATGAAAACGACGGAGACTGgcagcccaccaccattggCAAGCGCTTCAGTCACACTTACGGCTATGGCAAGCTTGACAGCTACGCCATTGTCCATGCTGCCAAGAAGTGGAAGAACGTGAAGCCCCAGGCTTGGTTCTATTCTCCTTGGATTCACGTCAACCAGCCCATTCCCCAGGGTGACAAGGGCATTGCTGTTCCCTTTGAGGTTACCGAGGACATGCTCAAGGAGGCCAACCTTGAGCGTCTCGAGCATGTCACTGTCACCATGAACCTCAAGCACGCCCGCCGCGGCGATGTGAGCGTCGACCTGATCAGCCCCAACAAGGTTGTCAGCCATCTCTCCACCACACGCAAGTTTGATGATTCCACCGAGGGCTACGACGACTGGACTTTTATGAGTGTTGCTCACTG GGGTGAATCTGGTGTCGGCACCTGGACCATTATAGTCAAGGACACCAACGTAAACGACTTCACAGGCAGCTTCACGGACTGGCACCTCAAGCTCTGGGGCGAGTCGCGCGATGCTTCCAAGGCCAAGGTTCTCCCCATGCCCACAGAGGAAGACGACAACGACCacgccaacctcgccaccaccaccgtcggcgccgtcaccaccactgTCGCCCCTCCCGTCGGCACCGGAAACCCGGACGGCAACCCCTCCGTTCAACCTACCGAAGTTCCCAGCCGCCCGATCAAACCGCCCCAGCCGTCAGAGTCTACCGGCACGGATTCGCAAGAGGCCGAGCCAGAAAACACCCAGGCCAGCAACTGGTTGCCCTCATTCCTTCCCTCGTTTGGCATGTCCAAGGCTACTCAAGTCTGGATTTATGGATCCCTCGTCCTGATTGTACTTTTCTGTTCCGGGCTCGGAATTTATTTCTATCTCGCCCGCCGCAAGAGGTTGAGAAACAACCCGAGAAACGAGTACGAATTCGAGCTTctcgatgaggaagaagcggAAGGTCTGGCTGGCAACAACAGCGAAAAGGGGGTCGTTGCTGCGGGGGCAGGGGGCAGAAAAGGGAGGACGAGAGGTGGGGAGCTGTATGATGCTTTTGCTGGGGGGagtgacgatgaggatgagtttggtggtggtgcggggGGTGATGAAAGGGGTGTTGGGTATAGAGACCAGCCTTCTTCGGGTGGGAGTTCGTCTGGGCAGAGGAGCTCGAGGTCGGAGtcgggggagaggtttgatgagaagggtgggatgaggagacatagtgatgaggaggaggaggagggtgagcaGCATGTTATTGGGAGTGAGGAGAGTGggtcggagggggaggagagtgaggaggagaggcctTTGAGGAGGTAG